In Bombus huntii isolate Logan2020A chromosome 9, iyBomHunt1.1, whole genome shotgun sequence, a single window of DNA contains:
- the LOC126869298 gene encoding E3 ubiquitin-protein ligase CBL-B isoform X1 — protein MHAHVKMSSGGHSSRTRAVHIGSIFQKLHGRFADPMTLPKLSTDKRMLDKTWKLMDKVVKLCQHQRMNLKNSPPFILDILPDTYQRLRLIYSKYEDRMQVLHSNEHFCVFINNLMRKCKQAIKLFKEGKEKMFDETSHYRRNLTKLSLVFSHMLSELKAIFPNGVFAGHKFRITKADAAEFWKESFGISTLVPWKVFKDKLNEVHPISSGLQAMALKSTIDLTCNDYISNFEFDVFTRLFQPWSTLLRNWKILAVTHPGYVAFLTYDEVKARLQKYCSTRPGSYVFRLSCTRLGQWAIGYVTSDGDILQTIPHNKSLCQALLDGYREGFYLYPDGRNINPDLTWAVQPTPEEHIKVTAEQYELYCEMGSTFQLCKICAENDKDVRIEPCGHLLCTPCLTAWQDSEGQGCPFCRAEIKGTEQIVIDPFDPRRTHRPGTQSASASNASTPTRDLDPDTEEIMDLCNGHCGLMCYDSDEEEDSSPTNSPVSTRRIVPSPPLPPRRPSPSPTPNNHLRNGRLLTVPKENAPPPPSSTAQTTFNSNTDNQQNNNINSETGYDMLHRASSPSPMPPSAPFTVVRSHVRRSQGNHLSTTQQQPPPTLPEKSSRISGGSSAMTNQITSSNNVPPVPPPLSVPRPPKATSKEHNRQDHHYENTIVIPGTRQHVVRNINLEANTARLSALMRGKDNPTGSSKPESAAYENVNVEHISKLTALGFAQDAVIRALGITRNNLEMACDILHEFATKSS, from the exons ATGCACGCACACGTCAAGATGTCGTCGGGAGGACATAGCAGTCGTACTCGAGCTGTACACATAGGTTCGATCTTCCAGAAGCTTCATGGTCGTTTTGCTGATCCTATGACACTGCCGAAACTTTCGACCGACAAGCGAATGTTGGATAAGACCTGGAAACTTATGGACAAGGTAGTCAAGTTATGTCAACATCAGAGgatgaatttgaaaaattcgcCACCGTTTATCCTGGATATTCTACCAGATACGTATCAACGATTGAGACTGATATATAGCAAATACGAAGACAGGATGCAGGTGTTACATAGCAACGAACACTTTTGTGTATTCATCAACAACCTTATGAGAAAGTGCAAGCAAGCGATCAAGTTGTTCAAGGAAGGCAAAGAAAAGATGTTCGATGAAACTTCGCATTATCGTAGAAATTTGACCAAACTTAGCCTTGTATTTAGCCACATGCTGTCCGAATTGAAGGCCATTTTTCCAAATGGTGTGTTTGCTGGACATAAATTCCGTATTACTAAAGCAGATGCGGCCGAGTTCTGGAAAGAAAGCTTTGGAATCAG TACGCTGGTTCCATGGAAAGTTTTCAAAGACAAGTTAAATGAAGTTCATCCAATAAGTTCTGGATTACAAGCCATGGCATTAAAATCGACGATAGATCTCACGTGCAATGATTATATCTCAAACTTTGAATTCGATGTATTTACGAG GTTATTTCAACCATGGTCTACACTTCTTCGTAACTGGAAAATTCTGGCTGTGACACATCCTGGATACGTAGCTTTTCTTACTTATGACGAAGTGAAAGCACGTTTACAAAAGTATTGTAGTACTAGACCTGGAAGTTACGTATTCAGACTAAGTTGCACAAGGTTAGGACAGTGGGCTATTGGTTATGTTACATCAGATGGCGATATCCTCCAAACAATACCTCACAACAAAAGTCTTTGTCAAGCACTGCTAGATGGATATAGGGAAGGATT CTACTTATACCCTGATGGCCGTAATATAAATCCAGATTTAACATGGGCAGTTCAACCCACTCCTGAAGAACACATAAAAGTCACAGCAGAACAGTACGAATTATATTGCGAAATGGGTAGTACATTccaattatgtaaaatttgtGCAGAGAATGACAAAGATGTGAGGATAGAACCTTGCGGACatcttctttgtactccatgTCTCACAGCTTGGCag GATTCTGAGGGACAAGGTTGTCCATTTTGTCGAGCTGAAATTAAAGGGACTGAACAAATAGTAATCGATCCGTTCGATCCACGAAGAACACATCGACCGGGAACACAATCAGCATCTGCTAGTAATGCGTCGACTCCCACACGGGATCTTGACCCGGACACCGAG gAAATCATGGATTTGTGTAATGGTCACTGTGGATTGATGTGTTACGATTCGGATGAAGAAGAAGATTCCAGTCCAACAAACTCGCCAGTTTCGACACGAAGAATTGTGCCAAGCCCGCCGCTACCTCCTCGACGACCCTCTCCATCCCCCACGCCAAATAATCATTTGAGGAATGGTCGTCTGTTAACTGTTCCAAAAGAGAATGCTCCACCACCACCTTCATCGACAGCTCAAACGACATTCAATTCTAATACTGACAATCAGCAAAATAATAACA TAAACTCCGAAACAGGGTACGATATGCTACATCGTGCCTCTTCACCGTCTCCAATGCCACCTTCTGCACCGTTTACAGTAGTCAGAAGTCACGTTCGTCGATCACAAGGAAATCATTTGTCCACAACGCAACAGCAACCACCGCCGACTTTACCTGAGAAATCTAGTCGTATCAGTGGCGGATCTTCGGCGATGACCAACCAAATTACGTCTAGCAATAATGTGCCACCGGTTCCACCACCATTGTCGGTGCCACGACCTCCAAAAGCAACCAGCAAAGAGCACAACAGACAGGATCACCATTACGAGAACACGATCGTGATACCCGGTACGAGACAACACGTCGTGAGGAACATTAATCTGGAAGCGAATACAGCTCGATTGTCCGCCCTGATGAGAGGTAAGGACAATCCCACCGGTTCTTCTAAGCCAGAATCCGCGGCATACGAGAACGTGAACGTCGAACACATTTCCAAGCTGACGGCTCTCGGATTCGCACAAGACGCCGTGATTAGAGCTCTCGGTATTACTAGGAACAATCTTGAAATGGCTTGTGACATACTACACGAATTTGCCACGAAATCGTCTTGA
- the LOC126869298 gene encoding E3 ubiquitin-protein ligase CBL-B isoform X2 produces the protein MHAHVKMSSGGHSSRTRAVHIGSIFQKLHGRFADPMTLPKLSTDKRMLDKTWKLMDKVVKLCQHQRMNLKNSPPFILDILPDTYQRLRLIYSKYEDRMQVLHSNEHFCVFINNLMRKCKQAIKLFKEGKEKMFDETSHYRRNLTKLSLVFSHMLSELKAIFPNGVFAGHKFRITKADAAEFWKESFGISTLVPWKVFKDKLNEVHPISSGLQAMALKSTIDLTCNDYISNFEFDVFTRLFQPWSTLLRNWKILAVTHPGYVAFLTYDEVKARLQKYCSTRPGSYVFRLSCTRLGQWAIGYVTSDGDILQTIPHNKSLCQALLDGYREGFYLYPDGRNINPDLTWAVQPTPEEHIKVTAEQYELYCEMGSTFQLCKICAENDKDVRIEPCGHLLCTPCLTAWQDSEGQGCPFCRAEIKGTEQIVIDPFDPRRTHRPGTQSASASNASTPTRDLDPDTEEIMDLCNGHCGLMCYDSDEEEDSSPTNSPVSTRRIVPSPPLPPRRPSPSPTPNNHLRNGRLLTVPKENAPPPPSSTAQTTFNSNTDNQQNNNINSETGYDMLHRASSPSPMPPSAPFTVVRSHVRRSQGNHLSTTQQQPPPTLPEKSSRISGGSSAMTNQITSSNNVPPVPPPLSVPRPPKATSKEHNRQDHHYENTIVIPGTRQHVVRNINLEANTARLSALMRGLNTEES, from the exons ATGCACGCACACGTCAAGATGTCGTCGGGAGGACATAGCAGTCGTACTCGAGCTGTACACATAGGTTCGATCTTCCAGAAGCTTCATGGTCGTTTTGCTGATCCTATGACACTGCCGAAACTTTCGACCGACAAGCGAATGTTGGATAAGACCTGGAAACTTATGGACAAGGTAGTCAAGTTATGTCAACATCAGAGgatgaatttgaaaaattcgcCACCGTTTATCCTGGATATTCTACCAGATACGTATCAACGATTGAGACTGATATATAGCAAATACGAAGACAGGATGCAGGTGTTACATAGCAACGAACACTTTTGTGTATTCATCAACAACCTTATGAGAAAGTGCAAGCAAGCGATCAAGTTGTTCAAGGAAGGCAAAGAAAAGATGTTCGATGAAACTTCGCATTATCGTAGAAATTTGACCAAACTTAGCCTTGTATTTAGCCACATGCTGTCCGAATTGAAGGCCATTTTTCCAAATGGTGTGTTTGCTGGACATAAATTCCGTATTACTAAAGCAGATGCGGCCGAGTTCTGGAAAGAAAGCTTTGGAATCAG TACGCTGGTTCCATGGAAAGTTTTCAAAGACAAGTTAAATGAAGTTCATCCAATAAGTTCTGGATTACAAGCCATGGCATTAAAATCGACGATAGATCTCACGTGCAATGATTATATCTCAAACTTTGAATTCGATGTATTTACGAG GTTATTTCAACCATGGTCTACACTTCTTCGTAACTGGAAAATTCTGGCTGTGACACATCCTGGATACGTAGCTTTTCTTACTTATGACGAAGTGAAAGCACGTTTACAAAAGTATTGTAGTACTAGACCTGGAAGTTACGTATTCAGACTAAGTTGCACAAGGTTAGGACAGTGGGCTATTGGTTATGTTACATCAGATGGCGATATCCTCCAAACAATACCTCACAACAAAAGTCTTTGTCAAGCACTGCTAGATGGATATAGGGAAGGATT CTACTTATACCCTGATGGCCGTAATATAAATCCAGATTTAACATGGGCAGTTCAACCCACTCCTGAAGAACACATAAAAGTCACAGCAGAACAGTACGAATTATATTGCGAAATGGGTAGTACATTccaattatgtaaaatttgtGCAGAGAATGACAAAGATGTGAGGATAGAACCTTGCGGACatcttctttgtactccatgTCTCACAGCTTGGCag GATTCTGAGGGACAAGGTTGTCCATTTTGTCGAGCTGAAATTAAAGGGACTGAACAAATAGTAATCGATCCGTTCGATCCACGAAGAACACATCGACCGGGAACACAATCAGCATCTGCTAGTAATGCGTCGACTCCCACACGGGATCTTGACCCGGACACCGAG gAAATCATGGATTTGTGTAATGGTCACTGTGGATTGATGTGTTACGATTCGGATGAAGAAGAAGATTCCAGTCCAACAAACTCGCCAGTTTCGACACGAAGAATTGTGCCAAGCCCGCCGCTACCTCCTCGACGACCCTCTCCATCCCCCACGCCAAATAATCATTTGAGGAATGGTCGTCTGTTAACTGTTCCAAAAGAGAATGCTCCACCACCACCTTCATCGACAGCTCAAACGACATTCAATTCTAATACTGACAATCAGCAAAATAATAACA TAAACTCCGAAACAGGGTACGATATGCTACATCGTGCCTCTTCACCGTCTCCAATGCCACCTTCTGCACCGTTTACAGTAGTCAGAAGTCACGTTCGTCGATCACAAGGAAATCATTTGTCCACAACGCAACAGCAACCACCGCCGACTTTACCTGAGAAATCTAGTCGTATCAGTGGCGGATCTTCGGCGATGACCAACCAAATTACGTCTAGCAATAATGTGCCACCGGTTCCACCACCATTGTCGGTGCCACGACCTCCAAAAGCAACCAGCAAAGAGCACAACAGACAGGATCACCATTACGAGAACACGATCGTGATACCCGGTACGAGACAACACGTCGTGAGGAACATTAATCTGGAAGCGAATACAGCTCGATTGTCCGCCCTGATGAGAG GATTAAATACAGAAGAATCGTAA
- the LOC126869292 gene encoding serine/threonine-protein kinase pakA-like: MDPATVIALCKENIQPLRYGRNAAQLGTALRAQEDADVQQLLLQEKQMYEDAIKNYEGDDPLESWYEYILWVEQSYPKSGHESHIGKLLQQCLAIFEKETKYHQDRRYIRLWINYISMQKNPLELYQLLHNNGIGTMVADMYRAWAFELEQIEDYKRADEVYLMGLSALAEPQDELDYAHKNFQLAVARKTLGRTDDRNEVSLLEQRQAFSSLKAIKAGKRIGSIRTGHRVREHFPGTVPQIPSTMHHTRPNSRIQVYQDDMPAEMKNSSILDHVPVEDTVHKENTIKPGPWNGGGRRYPLMTPSTKLAFKVHEDQPDDFDANNLRLFPNHTYFFDGSKYPEHLTVPVFVPDPPNPNIILRPHYPKELVYANNMDQSMEEVRAQLYLQRAQTLDKKHDVSDIRGTNHQVQHKGFESEHQRHNVSLQELQRQRQEFEQQELTERQRKVEQQLREAEQLELDRQRLQAEQQELQRQQYEAETQALETQRRKAEQRELERLEAERIEAERIEAERLEAQRMEAELNSQRKLQSSFMHQHHTSSLNTEPEEHLLGQSLTVNTKEAMSVVQDMWRSPDTVPTTPNFRTPMTPRISDAKTKLSFDIHMDSSMTQHAMSNSKHHSGYNIQPYNDQENHQNYSAHQSYSNQEHQNSYSNPGLHNTYQYQMQQQVHEQQVQQPHSRLHHSQHHQQLIQAHQQAHVISHHHTLPHVSHLQSHSQIQHHQSHPQQHQPSHNQHLHHQPHQAHQHIQHIQQVYGTIMPNDIAYQQYPSQLESTLIQQNVEPQKQLHYPPYNELDIETSKPYRMPPELPYIKSPGMNRRDIKYLESAEDKENAIVVDYNGPLEENMTPKAPDENNLYIDESLGISPLTGNNDTCYTEAFNTQLTSSTPMTNQFRQSYKVAEGTSQYPNQCAAPLPSSEAPNAETEDKLSVILESTREYISSSSGSSTHTRNTVLGFTLTKEDLVPIKEQSITRGGEDEIKDVTLSANQPYEQKLQTQIQAVHAQSPRTVQRNVDQITSEIKKNCDLRKSINFKLNEIEQKEKVDTMECEEHHEPMEEAEEETFQLPSGNINPFDRNLITGLLKKIKFPQPYHAEGYVRLNINLNKLVPSTMITLGTEAYDLGKCLGKGTYGTVFKAVNLQTGQIVALKTQKPAWVWEFYITREIKNRLTNPHMLRGFMDVSMAYVANNSSVLVSEYSRFGTLLAVTNQIKITTGKPLLEHLAIFFTIEILQIVEYLHKCQIIHGDIKPDNFLLMRLPTEDVRPTIQLIDFGCSIDMSLLPEKTTFTQVIKTEDFTCIEMQTGKPWTYQTDLYCLAATSHCLLFGNYMRVSNIGGRWFITSKIPRYAKKAAWEQFFTELLNIESCDKMPDLSKLRNMMEETLAQMTDAQQKFRNFVNILNKR; this comes from the exons ATGGATCCTGCTACAGTTATTGCGCTttgtaaagaaaatattcaacCATTACGTTATGGACGAAATGCTGCACAGTTAGGAACTGCATTAAGGGCACAAGAGGATGCAGATGTTCAACAATTACTCTTACAAGAAAAACA gATGTATGAAgatgcaataaaaaattatgaagGAGATGATCCTTTAGAAAGTTGGTATGAATATATACTTTGGGTAGAACAAAGTTACCCAAAAAGTGGACATGAGTCACATATTGGGAAACTTTTGCAACAATGTTTAGCTATATTTGAAAAAGAGACCAAATATCACCAAGATCGTAGATATATACGTCTTTGGATTAATTAT ATAAGTATGCAAAAAAATCCATTAGAATTGTATCAACTTTTACATAACAATGGAATTGGGACTATGGTTGCAGATATGTACAGGGCATGGGCTTTTGAATTAGAACAGATAGAAGATTACAAACGTGCTGATGAAGTTTATTTAATGGGTTTATCTGCCTTAGCAGAACCACAGGACGAATTAGATTATGCGCACAA AAACTTCCAACTCGCAGTTGCGCGTAAAACATTAGGACGTACGGATGATCGTAATGAAGTATCATTGCTTGAACAACGTCAGGCTTTTAGTTCtttaaaagcaataaaagCTGGGAAAAGAATTGGTAGTATACGTACTGGACATCGAGTACGTGAACACTTTCCTGGTACAGTTCCACAAATTCCATCAACGATGCATCACACTCGGCCAAATTCCAGGATACAAGTATATCAG GATGATATGCCAgctgaaatgaaaaattcaagtATATTAGATCATGTACCAGTAGAAGATACAGTACATAAAGAAAATACAATTAAACCTGGCCCATGGAATGGTGGAGGTAGACGATATCCGTTAATGACACCTAGTACAAAGTTAGCTTTCAAAG TTCACGAGGATCAACCAGATGATTTTGATGCAAACAATCTAAGATTATTTCCAAACCATACATATTTTTTTGATGGTAGCAAATACCCAGAGCATTTAACTGTGCCTGTATTTGTGCCAGATCCTCCAAAtccaaatattatattaaggCCACATTATCCCAAAGAATTAGTTTATGCTAATAATATGGATCAAAGTATGGAGGAAGTAAGAGCCCAGTTGTATTTACAAag agCACAAACTTTAGATAAAAAACATGATGTGTCAGATATAAGAGGGACTAATCATCAAGTGCAGCATAAAGGTTTTGAATCTGAACATCAGAGACACAATGTATCTTTACAAGAATTGCAAAGACAGAGGCAAGAATTTGAACAACAAGAGTTAACAGAGAGACAAAGGAAAGTAGAACAACAACTTAGGGAAGCCGAACAACTTGAGTTGGATAGACAGAGACTTCAAGCTGAACAACAAGAACTCCAAAGACAGCAGTATGAAGCTGAAACTCAAGCATTAGAAACTCAAAGGCGTAAGGCAGAGCAACGTGAATTAGAACGATTAGAAGCAGAAAGAATTGAAGCCGAAAGGATCGAAGCAGAAAGACTCGAAGCTCAGAGAATGGAAGCAGAATTGAATTCGCAACGAAAATTACAGTCTAGTTTTATGCATCAACATCATACATCATCATTAAACACTGAGCCTGAAGAACATTTACTCGGACAAAGTCTTACCGTTAATACGAAAGAAGCAATGTCAGTCGTACAAGACATGTGGCGCTCTCCGGATACAGTACCTACAACGCCTAATTTTCGTACTCCTATGACACCTAGAATTTCAGATGCCAAGACCAAATTATCTTTTGATATACATATGGATAGTTCAATGACGCAGCATGCAATGTCAAACAGCAAACATCATTCGGGATATAACATACAACCTTATAATGATCAAGAAAATCACCAGAATTATTCTGCTCATCAAAGTTATTCTAATCAAGAACATCAAAACTCTTATAGTAATCCCGGATTACATAATACATACCAATATCAAATGCAG cAACAAGTACATGAGCAACAAGTACAACAACCTCATTCCCGACTGCATCATTCACAGCATCATCAACAATTAATTCAAGCACATCAACAGGCTCACGTGATTTCTCATCATCATACTCTTCCCCATGTCTCGCACTTGCAGTCTCATAGTCAGATTCAACATCATCAATCTCATCCTCAACAACATCAACCATCACATAATCAACACCTTCACCATCAGCCACACCAAGCACATCAACACATACAACATATTCAACAAGTTTATGGCACCATAATGCCCAATGACATTGCTTATCAGCAGTATCCTTCACAGCTAGAATCTACCTTAATACAACAAAATGTAGAGCCTCAAAAGCAGCTTCATTATCccccatataacgaattagACATTGAAACTAGCAAACCATACAGGATGCCACCCGAATTACCGTATATAAAGTCTCCAGGAATGAATCGTAgagatattaaatatcttgAAAGTGCCGAAGATAAAGAAAATGCTATCGTCGTTGATTATAATGGACCACTAGAAGAAAATATGACGCCAAAAGCACCAGATGAAAATAACTTATATATTGACGAAAGTCTTGGTATTAGTCCATTGACGGGAAATAATGATACTTGTTACACAGAAGCATTTAATACACAATTAACAAGTTCTACACCTATGACTAATCAATTTAGGCAGTCTTACAAAGTAGCAGAAGGAACTTCACAATATCCAAATCAGTGTGCTGCACCTCTACC CTCTTCAGAGGCACCAAATGCAGAAACTGAAGACAAGTTGAGTGTCATACTAGAATCTACTAGAGAATATATTTCAAGCAGTTCTGGCAGCAGTACCCATACAAGAAATACTGTATTGGGCTTTACATTAACAAAAGAAGATCTGGTTCCTATAAAAGAACAAAGTATTACTAGAG GTGGAgaagatgaaataaaagatgTTACTCTTTCTGCAAACCAACCTTACGAACAAAAATTACAAACCCAAATTCAAGCTGTGCACGCTCAAAGTCCGCGTACGGTACAACGTAATGTGGATCAAATTACTTCTGAAATTAAGAAGAATTGTGATCTACGaaaatcaattaattttaaactTAACGAAatagaacaaaaagaaaaagttgaTACAATGGAATGTGAAGAGCACCACGAACCAATGGAAGAAGCTGAGGAAGAAACTTTCCAATTACCTTCAGGAAATATAAATCCTTTCGATAGAAATTTGATAACTGgtcttttaaaaaaaataaaatttcctcAGCCATATCATGCAGAGGGATATGTGAGATTAAATATTAACTTAAATAAGCTTGTGCCTTCTACTATGATTACGCTTG GTACTGAAGCGTACGATTTGGGAAAGTGCCTTGGAAAGGGAACGTACGGTACAGTATTCAAAGCAGTGAATTTGCAAACAGGTCAAATAGTTGCCCTGAAAACTCAAAAACCTGCTTGGGTTTGGGAGTTTTATATCACtagggaaataaaaaatcgTCTTACTAACCCACATAtg TTACGTGGATTTATGGATGTCTCGATGGCATACGTCGCGAATAATAGTAGTGTATTAGTTTCAGAATATTCCAGATTTGGAACATTATTAGCAGTaacaaatcaaataaaaattaccaCGGGAAAACCATTGTTAGAACATTTGGCTATATTTTTCAcgattgaaatattgcaaattGTGGAATATTTACACAAATGTCAAATAATCCACGGAGACATTAAACCAGACAATTTTCTCTTAATGCGTTT aCCGACGGAGGATGTAAGGCCGACGATACAGTTAATAGATTTTGGATGTAGTATAGATATGAGTCTATTACCAGAAAAAACGACATTTACTCAGGTCATAAAAACAGAAGATTTTACGTGTATCGAAATGCAAACTGGAAAACCGTGGACGTATCAGACTGATCTGTATTGTTTAGCAGCGACAAGTCATTGCTTACTATTTGGTAATTATATGAGAGTTTCGAATATTGGTGGTCGTTGGTTTATCACATCGAAAATACCAag GTATGCTAAAAAAGCTGCTTGGGAGCAATTCTTTACAGAactattaaatattgaatCGTGCGATAAAATGCCCGATTTATCAAAATTGCGCAATATGATGGAGGAAACATTAGCACAGATGACAGATGCCCAAcagaaatttagaaattttgtcAATATCTTAAACAAACGATAA
- the LOC126869297 gene encoding peroxisome assembly factor 2, whose product MNSLYSYIHFLRELTKLLMKYNYNYVLFYTFVQYALFRLKTLIDTKYNWIILSDFILKNLIKQFYNEKNYYIDCYSCLLANIKYVRITTPTWFYICSTVSIKKYKVLVVPLNNTDEIEIFTSNTMKYNIENALHCTIDKCFLLPAKDDTINFAREAKISMISNQYESTDNLISTLLENYFSEPRFLRKNDLFSINIKEYILDQMYLHTNPLLSVIYFKVNSIINDNRDFTDSDTSYILYGETTLIQESDIHSYLPQKHFIYNQTKEKYVNSYPSSLAAPLEQLERCILPFINHDIQLSIKPIFLIKGAQGLNKRKLVQILAEKIGLNFLNTDFAEVQALTSAKTEAKLRIVLRNAEQSVPCILCLNNIEVFGRNSEGQKDERVISTFSNEINSLYNKYLRYPVIIVATTNESDIPAELNRIFIETIHVKHLDQNERTNLISWLLMKRNLNHQVNLSKISGMCSDFRYSDLSTLILNAVKFHCKDSTKNLKPLTLLQEDFDKAYEYMQSIYTDCKGAPRVPKVYWEDIGGLMKLKHEIMRRIQLPLMNTLGFGQSGLLLYGPPGTGKTLLAKAVATEYQLHFLSIKGPEVLNMYVGQSEKNVRQVFERARAAAPCIIFFDELDSLAPNRGRSGDSGGVMDRVVSQLLAEMDGLDCSSSIFIIGATNRPDLIDPALLRPGRFDKLLYVGIHSDRDSQFNVLKALTRKFKFHENGEELEKLIYQLPEHTTGADLYSICSNAWLNAARRVLSNYHDNSNDIKLDEYVGVELEDFLKAAHELIPSVSKEEAERYEKMQIELSSVS is encoded by the exons ATGAATTCTTTATACtcttatatacattttttacgagaattaacaaaattattaatgaaatacaACTATAATTACGTACTCTTTTATACATTTGTACAGTACGCGctttttcgattaaaaacattaattgATACAAAATATAACTGGATTATTTTGTCTGACTTTATTCtgaagaatttaataaaacaattttataatgaaaagaattattatatagacTGTTATTCTTGTTTATTGGCAAACATAAAATATGTTAGAATTACTACACCAACTTGGTTTTATATATGTTCTACAGtatctataaaaaaatataaagttttaGTTGTACCTTTAAATAACACtgatgaaattgaaatatttacatcaaatactatgaaatataatatagaaaatgcATTGCATTGCACTATTGATAAATGTTTTTTAT TGCCAGCAAAAGATGACACTATTAACTTTGCTAGAGAAGCCAAAATTTCTATGATTTCTAATCAATATGAAAGCACAGATAATTTAATAAGTactttattagaaaattatttctctgAACCtagatttttaagaaaaaatgatttatttagCATTaatataaaggaatatataTTGGACCAAATGTATTTGCATACCAATCCTTTACTGtctgtaatatattttaaagtcaATTCTATCATCAATGATAATAGAGATTTTACAGATAGTGATacttcttatattttatatggaGAAACCACACTCATTCAGGAATCGGATATACATAGTTATCTACCtcaaaaacattttatttacaatcaaACCAAAGAGAAGTATGTAAACTCGTATCCATCAAGTTTAGCAGCACCTCTGGAACAATTAGAGCGTTGCATTTTGCCATTTATTAATCATG ATATACAATTATCAATAAAGCCAATATTCCTTATTAAGGGTGCACAGGGTTTAAATAAACGTAAATTAGTCCAAATATTGGCTGAAAAAATAGGTTTAAACTTTCTTAATACAGATTTTGCTGAAGTTCAAGCTTTAACATCAGCAAAGACAGAGGCTAAATTACGTATTGTACTGCGTAATGCTGAACAATCTGTACCATGTATCCTGTGCTTAAATAATATAGAG GTATTTGGAAGAAATTCTGAAGGTCAAAAGGATGAAAGAGTGATATCAACCTTTTCCAACGaaataaattcattatataataaatatttaagatatCCAGTTATTATAGTAGCTACTACAAATGAGTCTGATATACCGGCTGAACTaaacagaatttttatcgaaacgaTTCACGTGAAACATCTAGATCAGAATGAAAGAACGAATTTAATTTCGTGGTTACTCATGAAACGAAATCTCAATCATCAGGtcaatttatcaaaaatttctGGGATGTGTTCTGACTTTCGATATTCAGACTTATCGACATTAATACTCAATGCCGTAAAATTTCACTGCAAAGATAGTACTAAGAATTTGAAACCATTAACACTTTTACAAGAAGATTTTGATAAAGCTTATG AATACATGCAATCGATATATACAGATTGTAAAGGTGCACCGCGTGTACCAAAAGTTTATTGGGAAGACATAGGTGGTTTAATGAAGCTGAAACATGAAATAATGCGGCGAATTCAGTTACCTTTGATGAACACTTTAGGATTCGGACAATCTGGTCTTCTCTTGTATGGACCACCAGGAACCGGAAAGACGCTTCTTGCTAAAGCTGTAGCGACAGAGTATCAGCTTCACTTCTTATCAATTAAAGGTCCTGAAGTGTTGAATATGTATGTCGGTCAAAGCGAGAAAAATGTTAGGCAAG TGTTCGAGCGGGCAAGAGCAGCAGCACCTTGTATAATATTCTTCGACGAATTGGACTCGTTAGCACCCAATCGTGGACGAAGTGGAGATAGCGGAGGTGTAATGGATCGTGTGGTATCCCAATTACTCGCTGAAATGGATGGTCTTGACTGTTCCAGTAGTATATTCATTATAGGAGCCACAAACAGGCCGGATCTGATTGACCCAGCCCTTCTTAGACCTGGTCGattcgataaattattatatgtagGGATTCATTCCGATCGTGATTCACAATTTAATGTGTTAAAGGCACTGACTCGTAAATTCAAATTCCATGAAAATGGAGAAGAATTAGAAAAGTTAATATATCAATTACCTGAACACACAACTGGTGCAGATTTGTATTCTATCTGTTCAAATGCATGGCTGAATGCTGCGCGAAgagttttaagtaattatcaCGATAACTCTAACGATATTAAATTGGACGAATATGTTGGCGTAGAATTGGAAGACTTTTTAAAAGCCGCACACGAATTGATTCCATCGGTTAGCAAGGAAGAAGCAGAAAGATACGAAAAAATGCAGATAGAATTATCTTCTGTATCGTGA